In the [Clostridium] colinum genome, one interval contains:
- the rpoB gene encoding DNA-directed RNA polymerase subunit beta: MEKSRIQPIKFGDVVRMSYSRIDEVLEMPNLLALQKDSYDWFIEEGLKEVFEDISPITDHSNNLILEFVGFKIDSEPRYSIAECKERDATYAAALRVKTRLTNKKDDEIKEQEIFMGDFPLMTDTGTFVINGAERVIVSQLVRSPGIYYAMEKDKVGKNLISSTVIPNRGAWLEYETDSNDVFYVRVDRNRKIPVTSLIRALGIGTDEEIIQYFGEEGKILATIEKDITKTYEEGLLEVYKKIRPGEPPTVESAQSLLTSMFYDPKRYDLARVGRYKFNKKLSYKNRVRGFKLAENVVDTTTGEILANEGEKITSEIADKIQNAGIPYINVYVEDDKVCKVIGNLTVDATEYLKAYDITKEEVGIKEDVYYPVLLELLELADDREDLKYKIETNLQRLVPKHITFEDIMASINYNIHLDYGIGAEDDIDHLGNRRIRAVGELLQNQFRIGLSRMERVVKERMNTQTLDTITPQALINIKPVTAVIKEFFGSSQLSQFMDQNNPLSEMTHKRRLSALGPGGLSRDRAGFEVRDVHTSHYGRMCPIETPEGPNIGLINSLATFAKINQYGFIEAPYRKIDKSGDKPRVINEFIYITADEEENYVIAQANEPLNENGEFIHPKVTARLGEDNVEIEPNKIDLMDVSPKQLVSVATALIPFLENDDVTRALMGSNMQRQAVPLLTTEAPVVGTGMEHKTAKDSGVVIVAKNSGIIEKVDASEIIIKTNEGRKDRYKLSKFKRSNQSNCMNQKPIVSKGQIVNAGDIIADGPSTKDGELALGKNPLIGFMTWEGYNYEDAVLLSERLVAEDVYTSIHIEEYECEARDTKLGPEEITRDIPNVGDDALRDLTESGIIRIGAEVSPNDILVGKVTPKGETELTAEERLLRAIFGEKAREVRDTSLRVPHGECGIIVDVKIFTRENGDELPPGVNKLVRVYIAQKRKISVGDKMAGRHGNKGVVSRVLPVEDMPFLPNGRPLDIVLNPLGVPSRMNIGQVLEIHLSLAAKVLDWKIATPVFDGANENDIMETLELANDYANSSWEDFEAKWKDKINDEIFDYLEKNKAHREEWRGVKLNHTGKIKLRDGRTGEEFDNATTVGFMHYLKLHHLVDDKIHARSTGPYSLVTQQPLGGKAQFGGQRFGEMEVWALEAYGASYTLQEILTVKSDDIVGRVKTYEAIVKGENIPEPGVPESFKVLLKELQALGLDVRVLLEDSTEVEIKESIEDGDAISVNVNIEGTEEEETEDILTNVLEKNLIIDEFTDYDDIDPIEEILLEEDIDLDYNDEDIFAEISKEFIDEDNFE; this comes from the coding sequence GTGGAGAAAAGTAGAATACAACCGATTAAATTTGGCGATGTTGTTCGTATGAGCTATTCCAGAATAGATGAAGTTTTAGAAATGCCTAATCTTCTTGCTCTTCAAAAAGATAGCTATGATTGGTTTATTGAAGAAGGGCTTAAAGAGGTGTTTGAAGATATATCACCTATAACAGACCACAGCAATAATCTTATACTTGAATTTGTTGGGTTTAAAATAGACTCTGAACCTAGATATTCTATTGCTGAATGTAAAGAAAGAGATGCAACTTATGCAGCAGCTTTAAGAGTAAAAACTAGACTTACTAACAAAAAAGACGATGAAATAAAAGAACAAGAAATATTTATGGGTGATTTTCCATTAATGACAGATACAGGTACATTTGTTATAAATGGTGCAGAGCGTGTTATTGTTAGCCAACTTGTTCGTTCTCCTGGTATATATTATGCTATGGAAAAAGATAAGGTTGGTAAAAACCTTATAAGTTCTACTGTTATACCAAATAGAGGTGCGTGGCTTGAATATGAAACAGATTCTAACGATGTATTTTATGTTAGGGTAGATAGAAACCGTAAAATACCTGTTACATCTTTAATACGTGCTTTAGGTATAGGCACAGATGAAGAAATTATCCAATATTTTGGCGAAGAAGGAAAAATTTTAGCTACTATAGAAAAAGATATAACTAAAACATACGAAGAAGGCTTGTTAGAAGTATATAAAAAAATAAGACCAGGTGAACCACCTACGGTAGAAAGTGCACAATCTTTATTAACCAGTATGTTTTATGACCCTAAAAGATATGACCTTGCACGTGTTGGTAGATATAAATTTAATAAAAAACTATCATATAAAAATAGAGTTCGTGGATTTAAATTAGCAGAAAATGTAGTGGATACTACAACAGGTGAAATATTAGCTAATGAAGGAGAAAAAATAACATCTGAAATAGCAGATAAAATACAAAACGCCGGTATACCATATATTAATGTATATGTAGAAGATGATAAAGTATGTAAAGTAATAGGTAACCTTACAGTTGATGCAACAGAATATTTAAAAGCCTATGATATTACTAAAGAAGAAGTGGGTATTAAAGAAGATGTTTATTATCCAGTTTTATTAGAGTTACTTGAGCTTGCAGACGATAGAGAAGATTTAAAATATAAAATAGAAACTAATCTTCAAAGATTAGTACCAAAACATATTACTTTTGAAGATATTATGGCTAGTATTAACTATAATATACATTTAGATTATGGTATTGGTGCGGAAGATGATATTGACCATCTTGGCAATAGACGTATTAGAGCAGTTGGGGAGCTTTTACAAAACCAATTTAGAATAGGGCTTTCTCGTATGGAAAGAGTTGTAAAAGAAAGAATGAATACTCAAACATTAGACACAATAACTCCACAAGCCTTAATAAATATTAAACCAGTAACAGCTGTTATAAAAGAGTTTTTTGGTAGCTCACAACTTTCACAGTTTATGGACCAAAACAACCCTCTTAGTGAAATGACACACAAACGCCGTTTATCTGCCTTAGGTCCTGGTGGTTTATCAAGAGATAGAGCGGGCTTTGAGGTTAGGGACGTACATACCTCACATTATGGTCGTATGTGTCCTATAGAAACACCAGAGGGGCCAAACATCGGTCTTATTAACTCTTTAGCTACATTTGCTAAAATAAATCAATATGGATTTATTGAGGCTCCTTATAGAAAAATAGATAAATCTGGTGACAAACCTCGAGTTATCAATGAATTTATATATATAACTGCAGATGAAGAAGAAAATTATGTTATAGCACAAGCTAATGAACCATTAAATGAAAATGGAGAATTTATTCATCCAAAAGTTACAGCTCGTCTTGGCGAAGATAACGTAGAGATAGAACCAAACAAAATTGACCTTATGGACGTTTCTCCTAAACAGCTTGTTTCTGTAGCTACAGCTTTAATACCTTTCCTTGAAAATGACGACGTTACAAGAGCATTAATGGGGTCTAACATGCAACGTCAGGCAGTACCTCTTTTAACAACAGAAGCACCAGTTGTTGGTACTGGTATGGAACATAAAACAGCTAAAGACTCAGGTGTTGTTATAGTAGCTAAAAATAGTGGTATTATAGAAAAAGTAGATGCTTCAGAAATAATAATAAAAACTAACGAAGGTAGAAAAGATAGATATAAACTTAGCAAATTTAAAAGAAGTAACCAAAGTAACTGTATGAACCAAAAGCCAATTGTTTCTAAGGGGCAAATTGTTAATGCTGGAGACATTATAGCAGACGGTCCTTCTACAAAAGATGGCGAGCTTGCACTTGGTAAAAATCCACTTATCGGATTTATGACTTGGGAAGGTTACAACTATGAAGATGCTGTTTTACTTAGCGAAAGACTTGTTGCAGAAGATGTATATACATCTATTCATATAGAAGAATACGAATGTGAAGCTAGAGATACTAAGCTAGGACCAGAAGAAATAACAAGAGATATACCAAACGTTGGTGATGATGCATTAAGAGATTTAACAGAAAGTGGTATTATTAGAATAGGGGCAGAAGTTTCTCCTAATGATATTCTTGTTGGTAAAGTTACACCTAAAGGTGAAACAGAGCTTACAGCAGAAGAAAGACTTTTAAGAGCTATTTTTGGTGAAAAAGCACGTGAAGTTAGAGATACATCTTTAAGAGTACCTCATGGAGAATGTGGTATAATCGTAGATGTTAAAATATTTACTCGTGAAAATGGCGACGAATTACCACCAGGTGTTAATAAACTTGTTCGTGTATATATAGCTCAAAAAAGAAAAATATCTGTTGGGGATAAAATGGCTGGTCGTCACGGTAACAAAGGGGTTGTATCTCGTGTGTTACCAGTAGAAGATATGCCTTTCTTACCAAATGGTAGACCACTTGATATTGTTTTAAATCCTCTTGGGGTTCCTTCTCGTATGAACATTGGTCAGGTATTAGAAATACATTTATCATTAGCAGCTAAAGTGTTAGATTGGAAAATAGCAACACCAGTATTTGATGGTGCAAACGAAAATGATATTATGGAAACATTAGAGCTTGCAAATGATTATGCAAATTCATCTTGGGAAGATTTTGAAGCTAAATGGAAAGATAAAATTAATGATGAAATATTTGATTATTTAGAAAAAAATAAAGCCCATAGAGAAGAATGGCGTGGTGTTAAGCTTAATCATACAGGTAAAATAAAGCTTAGAGATGGTAGAACAGGCGAAGAGTTTGACAATGCTACAACAGTAGGATTTATGCACTATCTTAAATTACATCACCTTGTAGATGATAAAATACACGCACGTTCAACTGGTCCATATTCTTTAGTTACACAACAACCACTTGGTGGTAAAGCACAATTTGGTGGACAAAGATTTGGTGAGATGGAGGTTTGGGCACTCGAGGCTTATGGTGCATCATATACTTTACAAGAAATATTAACAGTTAAATCGGACGATATAGTAGGTCGTGTAAAAACTTACGAGGCGATTGTTAAAGGTGAAAATATACCAGAACCAGGTGTTCCAGAATCATTTAAAGTATTGTTAAAAGAACTTCAAGCATTAGGTTTAGATGTTCGTGTCTTATTAGAAGATTCTACAGAAGTTGAAATAAAAGAATCTATAGAAGACGGTGATGCTATCTCTGTAAATGTAAATATAGAAGGCACAGAAGAAGAAGAAACTGAAGATATTTTAACAAATGTTTTAGAAAAAAATCTGATTATAGATGAATTTACAGACTATGATGATATTGACCCTATAGAAGAAATATTATTAGAAGAAGACATTGATTTAGATTATAACGATGAAGACATTTTTGCCGAAATAAGCAAAGAATTTATTGATGAAGATAATTTTGAATAA
- a CDS encoding S-layer homology domain-containing protein, protein MKKNLRTFNKVVSISTLVAAFSMTTYANTLNVKDIEGHWAENVVAKWVNNGLISGYEDGNFKPNNTITRAEFVTVANKGLNFTNKGNANFTDVSENSWYYNEVAIATGEGYIKGYPDNTFKPNDIVTRAQVAVVLSNILNLESKESVSFSDNNEIPSWANEAVIKVVSNGYMKGYPDGTFKPNQPLTRAEAVFVLDKVKEAKNGQEGNKENNKNTADTQNDLRTSTTTGTGYDFSNSTNNGGNNNGNNGGNGGSGTVSNKTQEVKNKDELKAAISNNEVGIINIVGDIQGDIEVTRTGNTDLTINFGNSKGINSLKINAPEAKKIILSDSAEGAKVNTIIINAPKAHIENTVEVSEKIVIESVAKNTFVIKDKAPKIELRGEGKIDVLPLSQKPVVEIYTDKEVNLSGIMGNVKVNVDNSKITVEKSTTIDKIEVNQHIKDCLIKTNKDTKIELVETYSDINVSGEDGIVKDVNVLQDNVKVTINGSVIVENVNTETEFDKVEIKGDGTNKPNKVNRLAPELEGVSFEDDEATDEKTKIKLPQAGDGNSFKYKISDNDQPVKRPNIGDDTTGWIDIQNDDTFETTNGKNIGVAEADKEGKVVKFVNKQADVFANVTEEKNLKSMEESLKKLENKVSVEDGREIDKTITDLKDLVRLDKFKERIEKHAQYSKYLKLQEELKIMNDIDKYYPNKTVVLDDKGDIQLHEDIKLEFKATLKKADGSEVTVKNKEKKVENNKVSFRKEMRAAGLGKYKVILETTKDADLFETLDQGKITLTTNEQEVKKLENTLRLTIYDKNLNIKEKGSATLDFENRILSWEPVPNATSYDIYGELTIKNTEGALGTYYMNLDEESKHAENSFEAKRFIVSEDNKVQNYSNEVSLIAANVKETSISLDDNLFLPGSNVYGLSNRLNELENYEKENTSVYIWIIPRNEKSLYISKVYKNPTKDFEIQDRNSIKVSIPLTTMKNYWEKILGFEPKK, encoded by the coding sequence ATGAAGAAAAATTTAAGAACATTTAATAAAGTTGTTTCTATATCTACTTTAGTTGCAGCTTTTTCAATGACTACATATGCAAATACATTAAATGTAAAAGACATAGAGGGTCATTGGGCAGAAAATGTTGTTGCTAAATGGGTAAATAATGGTTTGATTAGTGGATATGAAGATGGAAACTTTAAACCAAACAATACTATAACGCGTGCAGAATTTGTTACAGTTGCAAACAAAGGATTAAATTTTACTAACAAAGGAAATGCTAATTTTACAGATGTTAGTGAAAATAGTTGGTATTATAACGAAGTTGCAATTGCTACAGGTGAAGGGTATATAAAAGGATATCCAGACAATACCTTTAAACCAAATGATATTGTAACAAGAGCACAAGTTGCAGTAGTACTTTCTAATATATTAAACTTAGAAAGCAAAGAAAGTGTTAGTTTTTCAGACAATAATGAAATACCATCATGGGCTAATGAAGCAGTTATAAAAGTAGTATCTAATGGATATATGAAAGGCTATCCAGACGGAACATTTAAGCCAAATCAACCACTAACTAGAGCAGAAGCAGTTTTTGTATTAGATAAAGTTAAAGAAGCAAAAAATGGACAAGAAGGCAATAAAGAAAATAATAAAAATACAGCAGATACACAAAATGATTTAAGAACAAGCACAACAACTGGTACAGGATATGATTTTAGCAATAGCACAAATAATGGTGGAAATAATAATGGAAATAATGGTGGAAATGGAGGAAGTGGTACAGTTTCTAACAAAACACAAGAAGTTAAAAACAAAGATGAATTAAAAGCGGCTATATCTAACAACGAAGTAGGAATTATTAACATTGTTGGAGATATACAAGGAGACATTGAAGTTACTAGAACAGGTAACACAGATTTAACAATTAATTTTGGAAATTCTAAAGGAATCAACTCTTTAAAAATTAATGCTCCAGAGGCTAAAAAAATTATATTAAGTGATTCGGCTGAAGGTGCTAAAGTTAATACTATAATAATTAATGCACCTAAAGCACATATTGAAAATACTGTAGAAGTATCTGAAAAAATAGTTATAGAGTCAGTTGCAAAAAATACTTTTGTAATAAAAGACAAAGCTCCTAAAATAGAGTTACGTGGAGAGGGTAAAATAGACGTTTTACCATTAAGCCAAAAACCAGTTGTAGAAATTTATACAGATAAAGAAGTAAACTTAAGTGGTATAATGGGAAATGTAAAAGTAAATGTAGATAATTCTAAAATTACTGTTGAAAAAAGTACAACAATAGATAAAATAGAAGTTAATCAACATATAAAAGATTGCCTTATAAAAACAAATAAAGATACAAAAATAGAGCTTGTAGAAACATATAGTGATATTAATGTATCTGGTGAAGATGGAATAGTTAAAGACGTTAATGTATTACAGGATAATGTAAAAGTAACAATAAATGGTTCAGTTATAGTAGAAAATGTAAATACAGAAACTGAATTTGACAAAGTAGAAATAAAAGGTGATGGAACAAACAAACCAAATAAAGTAAATAGATTAGCTCCAGAACTAGAGGGTGTTAGCTTTGAAGATGATGAAGCAACAGATGAAAAAACAAAAATTAAACTTCCACAAGCAGGTGATGGTAATAGCTTTAAATATAAAATTTCAGATAATGACCAACCAGTAAAAAGACCAAATATAGGAGATGATACAACAGGTTGGATAGATATTCAAAATGATGATACTTTTGAAACTACAAATGGTAAAAACATAGGTGTTGCAGAAGCAGATAAAGAGGGCAAGGTTGTTAAATTTGTAAACAAACAAGCGGATGTATTTGCTAATGTAACAGAAGAAAAAAATCTTAAATCAATGGAAGAATCTCTTAAAAAATTAGAAAATAAAGTAAGTGTAGAAGATGGAAGAGAGATTGATAAAACTATTACAGATTTAAAAGATTTAGTAAGATTAGATAAATTTAAAGAAAGAATAGAAAAGCACGCTCAATATAGCAAATATCTAAAATTGCAAGAAGAATTGAAAATAATGAATGATATTGATAAATATTATCCAAATAAGACAGTAGTGCTTGATGATAAAGGTGATATACAATTACATGAAGATATAAAACTAGAATTTAAAGCTACATTGAAGAAAGCAGATGGTAGCGAAGTAACTGTAAAAAATAAAGAGAAAAAAGTAGAAAATAATAAAGTATCTTTTAGAAAAGAAATGAGAGCAGCAGGGCTTGGTAAATATAAAGTTATTTTAGAGACAACAAAAGATGCGGATTTATTTGAAACACTTGATCAAGGTAAAATTACTTTAACTACTAATGAGCAAGAAGTGAAAAAATTAGAAAATACTTTACGATTGACAATATATGATAAAAATTTAAATATAAAAGAAAAAGGAAGTGCAACATTAGATTTTGAAAATAGAATTTTAAGCTGGGAGCCAGTGCCAAATGCTACATCTTATGATATTTATGGAGAGCTTACAATTAAGAATACAGAAGGAGCTTTAGGAACTTATTATATGAACTTAGATGAAGAATCAAAACATGCTGAAAATTCATTTGAAGCTAAAAGATTTATTGTAAGTGAGGATAATAAAGTACAAAATTATAGTAATGAGGTTTCATTAATAGCAGCAAATGTAAAAGAAACGAGTATTTCTCTTGATGATAATTTATTTTTACCAGGCTCGAATGTATATGGTTTATCTAACAGATTAAATGAGTTGGAAAATTATGAAAAAGAAAATACTTCTGTTTATATTTGGATTATACCTAGAAATGAAAAAAGTTTATATATATCCAAAGTGTATAAAAATCCTACTAAAGATTTTGAAATTCAAGATAGAAATAGTATTAAGGTTTCAATTCCTCTTACAACAATGAAAAATTATTGGGAAAAAATATTAGGATTTGAGCCTAAAAAATGA
- a CDS encoding glutamate-5-semialdehyde dehydrogenase — MELTKICERAKKASKDLAKLKSIEKNNILIACSNALLKEKENIIKANQIDLENAKKNNIKQSLLDRIMLNEQRIDNMAQGILQVANLNDPLDEYMDMKVLPNGLKIGKKRVAMGVICIIYEARPNVTSDAFAMCFKASSAVILKGGKEAINSNKAIVDIFKKAIKELGYNENMITLIESTDRETTTKLMKMNDYIDLLIPRGGANLIKAVIENSTIPVIETGVGNCHIFIDEYADENKAIDIVLNAKVQRPSVCNSLETLMIHKNIINSVLPKIIEKLKEYNVKIKGDEVVKNIARDEEIELATEEDWKEEFLDYILAIKCVNNITEAIKHIEKYSTGHSEAIITENYCNANKFVEEVDSAVTYVNASTRFTDGEQFGFGAEIGISTQKLHARGPMGIKEITSYKYIVFGDGQIRK, encoded by the coding sequence ATGGAGCTTACAAAAATATGTGAAAGAGCAAAAAAAGCTAGTAAAGACTTAGCAAAACTTAAATCTATTGAAAAAAATAATATATTAATAGCTTGTAGCAACGCACTTTTAAAAGAAAAAGAAAATATAATAAAAGCTAATCAAATAGATTTAGAAAATGCAAAAAAAAATAATATAAAACAAAGTTTATTAGACAGAATAATGTTAAATGAGCAACGAATAGACAATATGGCACAAGGTATTTTACAAGTTGCTAATTTAAACGACCCATTAGATGAATATATGGATATGAAAGTTTTACCAAACGGTTTGAAGATTGGTAAAAAAAGAGTTGCTATGGGTGTTATTTGTATTATATATGAAGCTAGACCAAATGTAACTTCAGATGCTTTTGCTATGTGCTTTAAGGCTTCAAGCGCTGTTATTTTAAAAGGTGGAAAAGAAGCTATAAATTCTAATAAAGCTATTGTAGATATATTTAAGAAAGCTATAAAAGAGTTGGGTTATAATGAAAATATGATTACTTTAATTGAAAGCACAGATAGAGAAACTACTACAAAGCTTATGAAAATGAATGATTATATTGATTTATTAATACCTAGAGGTGGAGCTAATCTTATAAAAGCAGTTATAGAAAATAGCACAATACCTGTTATAGAAACAGGAGTGGGGAATTGTCATATATTTATTGATGAATATGCAGATGAAAACAAGGCTATAGATATTGTATTAAATGCTAAAGTACAAAGACCTTCTGTTTGTAATTCTCTTGAAACATTAATGATACATAAAAATATTATTAATTCTGTACTACCTAAAATAATAGAAAAATTAAAAGAATATAATGTAAAAATTAAAGGAGATGAAGTAGTAAAAAATATAGCTAGAGATGAAGAAATAGAGCTAGCAACAGAAGAAGACTGGAAAGAAGAATTTTTAGATTATATCTTAGCTATAAAATGTGTAAACAATATAACAGAGGCTATAAAACATATAGAAAAATATTCTACAGGACATTCAGAAGCTATTATTACAGAAAATTATTGTAATGCTAATAAATTTGTTGAAGAGGTAGATTCGGCTGTTACATATGTAAATGCCTCTACTAGATTTACAGATGGAGAACAGTTTGGGTTTGGGGCTGAAATAGGAATTAGTACACAAAAATTACACGCTAGAGGTCCTATGGGTATAAAAGAAATAACATCCTATAAATATATTGTTTTTGGTGATGGACAGATAAGAAAATAA
- the proB gene encoding glutamate 5-kinase has translation MNFRERIKDYKSVVVKVGTTSLTHKNGKINLQAIENLAWVLSDIRNQGKKVILVSSGAIAVGSERLSLDERPRDIIGKQVASAVGQGVLMQIYESFFSKYNQKIAQILLTKDVFDNSITRENAQNTLFKLLEMGVIPIVNENDTISTDEIEGFSDNDTLSAYVCDIAKADILIILSDIDGMYTKDPNKYNDAKIISEITKIDNDIENSAKGSNSSLGTGGMKTKVSSAKIVNKNGADMIVASGKEASILFKILTGENIGTLFVGKR, from the coding sequence ATGAATTTTAGAGAAAGAATAAAAGATTATAAAAGTGTTGTTGTAAAGGTTGGAACTACATCTTTAACACATAAAAATGGTAAAATAAATTTACAAGCTATAGAAAATTTAGCGTGGGTTTTATCAGATATTAGAAATCAGGGTAAAAAGGTTATATTAGTATCATCTGGTGCTATTGCTGTTGGAAGCGAAAGATTGTCTTTAGATGAAAGACCTAGAGATATAATAGGAAAACAAGTGGCATCTGCTGTTGGTCAAGGTGTTTTGATGCAAATATATGAAAGCTTTTTTTCAAAATATAACCAAAAAATAGCACAAATATTACTAACAAAAGATGTTTTTGATAATAGTATAACTAGAGAAAATGCTCAAAATACTTTATTTAAACTATTAGAGATGGGAGTTATACCTATTGTAAATGAAAATGACACTATATCAACAGATGAGATAGAAGGATTTTCGGATAATGACACTTTATCTGCATATGTTTGTGATATTGCTAAAGCCGATATATTAATAATACTATCAGATATTGATGGTATGTACACAAAAGATCCCAACAAATATAATGATGCAAAGATAATTAGTGAAATAACAAAAATAGATAATGATATAGAAAATAGTGCAAAAGGCTCTAACAGTAGCTTAGGTACTGGTGGTATGAAAACAAAGGTTAGCTCTGCAAAAATAGTTAATAAAAATGGAGCAGATATGATTGTAGCTAGTGGCAAAGAAGCTAGTATATTATTTAAAATATTAACTGGTGAAAATATAGGTACATTATTTGTTGGAAAAAGATAA
- a CDS encoding Mrp/NBP35 family ATP-binding protein, protein MGNCNSCPSKGRCGKQEDSCGIKVNPKNKIKNVIGVMSGKGGVGKSTVSVTLAKELNSQGYKVGILDADITGPSVVRLLGIDKDVRAMGTAEREIIPVVSKEGIKVISLNLLIEDENQPVIWRGSLLSNCVNQFWSDVLWEELDYLIIDMPPGTGDVTLTVMQSIPLTGLIIVSVPQSMVSMIVTKSINMAKKMNIKIYGVVENMSYILCPHCNEKIYIYDREETDKLLEANNVKLLAELPTTKDLANIYKSGIEQCDNLIKDQFKNIVKEIVK, encoded by the coding sequence ATGGGAAATTGTAACTCTTGTCCATCTAAAGGTAGATGTGGAAAACAAGAAGACAGTTGTGGGATAAAAGTAAACCCTAAAAATAAAATAAAAAATGTTATTGGTGTAATGAGTGGTAAAGGTGGCGTTGGTAAAAGCACAGTATCTGTTACTTTAGCAAAAGAGCTTAATAGCCAAGGCTATAAAGTAGGTATATTGGATGCAGATATTACAGGCCCTAGCGTTGTTAGACTTTTGGGTATAGACAAAGACGTACGTGCTATGGGTACGGCAGAAAGAGAGATTATACCGGTAGTATCTAAAGAAGGTATAAAAGTTATATCATTAAATCTTTTAATAGAAGATGAAAACCAACCAGTTATATGGAGAGGGTCTTTACTTAGCAACTGTGTAAATCAATTTTGGTCAGATGTTTTATGGGAAGAGCTTGACTATCTTATTATAGATATGCCTCCAGGAACTGGCGATGTAACTTTAACTGTAATGCAATCTATACCTTTAACAGGACTTATTATAGTATCTGTACCTCAAAGTATGGTATCTATGATTGTTACTAAATCTATAAATATGGCTAAAAAAATGAATATAAAAATATATGGAGTAGTTGAAAATATGAGTTATATACTATGTCCACATTGTAATGAGAAAATCTATATATATGATAGAGAAGAAACAGATAAATTATTAGAAGCTAATAATGTTAAACTTTTAGCAGAATTACCTACAACAAAAGATTTGGCTAATATATATAAGTCGGGAATTGAACAATGTGATAATCTTATAAAAGACCAGTTTAAAAACATAGTAAAAGAAATAGTAAAATAA